A section of the Burkholderiales bacterium genome encodes:
- a CDS encoding tripartite tricarboxylate transporter permease, with amino-acid sequence MDALVTAFGMVFNLQTIAVMLGASLFGLFVGAVPGLTATMATALLVPVTFFMPPITAIAAIVTATAMAIFSGDVPGCLLRMPGTPASAAYTDEAYAMTRKGQAELALGAGLVFSAIGGLFGTVVLILSAPALADFALRFSSFEYFWLVLLGLSCAIVITSERPLKGIVSLLLGLLVAAVGLDNPAGFPRFTFGSTELMGGIGLIPMMIGMFAVSEILRYAVETGPKLVIDTKPLGNVLAGMWALAKKYPKQVLRGSTLGTLVGALPGAGADIAAWMSYGISKKFSKEPEKFGTGHIEGIVESGAANNSALAGAWIPALVFGIPGDSITAIVIGVLYMKNMNPGPTLFTQNPQNIYAVYLLFIIANLIMIPLGLLCIKVAKRILSVPREILMPVILLFCIVGTFAINNTPFDVGVMLVAGIAAYVLEANDFPIAPAILGVVLGEMLEENFVTSMIKSDGSLLAFFERPIAATLGILTLAAWFLPPIIRRLRTAAGA; translated from the coding sequence ATGGACGCCCTCGTCACCGCGTTCGGGATGGTGTTCAACCTGCAGACGATCGCCGTGATGCTCGGCGCGTCGCTGTTCGGGCTCTTCGTCGGCGCGGTGCCCGGCCTCACCGCGACGATGGCGACCGCGCTGCTGGTGCCGGTCACGTTCTTCATGCCGCCGATCACGGCGATCGCCGCGATCGTGACCGCGACCGCGATGGCGATCTTCTCGGGCGACGTGCCGGGTTGCCTGCTGCGCATGCCCGGCACCCCGGCGTCGGCCGCCTACACCGACGAAGCCTACGCGATGACCCGCAAGGGGCAGGCCGAACTCGCGCTCGGCGCGGGACTCGTGTTCTCCGCGATCGGCGGCCTGTTCGGCACCGTGGTGCTGATCCTGTCCGCGCCGGCGCTCGCCGACTTCGCGCTCCGCTTCAGCTCGTTCGAGTACTTCTGGCTCGTGCTCCTCGGCCTCTCGTGCGCGATCGTGATCACTTCCGAGCGGCCGCTCAAGGGCATCGTGTCGCTGCTGCTCGGGCTCCTCGTCGCGGCCGTGGGCCTCGACAACCCGGCGGGCTTCCCGCGGTTCACCTTCGGCAGTACCGAACTCATGGGCGGCATCGGGCTCATCCCGATGATGATCGGCATGTTCGCGGTCTCGGAGATCCTGCGCTACGCGGTCGAGACCGGGCCGAAGCTCGTCATCGACACCAAGCCGCTCGGGAACGTCCTCGCCGGAATGTGGGCGCTCGCGAAGAAATATCCGAAGCAGGTCCTGCGCGGCAGCACGCTCGGAACGCTCGTCGGCGCGCTGCCGGGCGCGGGCGCCGACATCGCCGCCTGGATGAGCTACGGGATCAGCAAGAAGTTCTCGAAGGAGCCGGAGAAGTTCGGCACCGGCCACATCGAGGGCATCGTCGAGAGCGGCGCGGCCAACAACAGCGCGCTGGCCGGGGCGTGGATCCCGGCACTCGTGTTCGGCATCCCGGGTGACTCCATCACCGCGATCGTGATCGGCGTGCTCTACATGAAGAACATGAACCCCGGGCCGACGCTGTTCACGCAGAACCCGCAGAACATCTACGCGGTCTACCTGCTGTTCATCATCGCGAATCTGATCATGATCCCGCTGGGCCTCCTGTGCATCAAGGTGGCGAAACGCATCCTGTCGGTGCCGCGCGAGATCCTGATGCCGGTCATCCTGCTCTTCTGCATCGTCGGCACGTTCGCGATCAACAACACGCCGTTCGACGTCGGCGTGATGCTCGTGGCGGGCATCGCCGCGTACGTGCTCGAGGCGAACGATTTCCCGATCGCCCCCGCGATCCTCGGCGTGGTGCTGGGGGAGATGCTCGAGGAGAACTTCGTCACCTCGATGATCAAGTCGGACGGCAGCCTGCTCGCGTTCTTCGAGCGGCCGATCGCCGCGACGCTGGGCATCCTCACGCTGGCGGCGTGGTTCCTGCCGCCGATCATCCGGCGGCTGCGGACCGCCGCCGGCGCCTGA
- a CDS encoding tripartite tricarboxylate transporter TctB family protein: MKFNDAVFGAILLLLGLAIVSYVQSFPKIPGQQVGPAIYPGLVAAGLAVCGILLIVSGLRHRSSQPWFASDDWTRSRQHVVGFLAVIAAVVFYIVASDALGFLLVGFLILFALFQLFGVRPVRAAIVAAVATFLIWFAFYKLLRVPLPWGVLTKFAF, from the coding sequence ATGAAGTTCAACGACGCGGTCTTCGGCGCGATCCTGCTGCTCCTGGGGCTCGCGATCGTCAGCTACGTCCAGTCGTTCCCGAAGATCCCGGGCCAGCAGGTCGGTCCGGCGATCTACCCGGGACTCGTGGCCGCGGGGCTCGCCGTGTGCGGGATCCTGTTGATCGTGAGCGGCCTGCGGCACCGCTCGTCGCAACCGTGGTTCGCGTCGGACGACTGGACGCGGTCGCGGCAGCACGTCGTCGGCTTCCTCGCCGTCATCGCGGCGGTCGTCTTCTACATCGTCGCGTCCGACGCGCTCGGATTCCTGCTCGTCGGCTTCCTGATCCTGTTCGCGCTGTTCCAGCTCTTCGGCGTGCGCCCGGTGCGCGCGGCGATCGTCGCGGCGGTGGCGACGTTCCTGATCTGGTTCGCGTTCTACAAGCTCCTGCGCGTTCCGCTTCCCTGGGGCGTGCTCACGAAGTTCGCGTTCTGA
- a CDS encoding tripartite tricarboxylate transporter substrate binding protein, protein MKCLIRAVALTLAITAGAASAAYPERPITFVVPWGAGGGTDTTARYFAAGLEKELGQPVNVVNRTGGSGVVGHSAIATAPADGYTIGMITVEITMMHWQGLTDLSPTSYTPLALVNADPAGFTVGANSPFKSVKEVLDYAKANPGKLKASGTGQGGIWHLALAGLMNDTKIPQSAIPWVPSNGAAPAMQDLAAGGVDIVTCSLPEARALIDAGKAKPLAVMDSKPSALFPNVPTMKVAAGSNWTVSAWRGIAAPKGLPADVQQKLIAAIKKIWDSKEFKDFASSKGYGMEWAPGAEFASFMAKGDADMGVVMKAAGIVK, encoded by the coding sequence ATGAAGTGCCTGATCCGCGCCGTCGCGCTCACGCTGGCCATCACTGCCGGCGCCGCGAGCGCCGCCTACCCCGAACGTCCGATCACCTTCGTCGTCCCCTGGGGCGCGGGCGGCGGCACCGACACGACCGCGCGCTATTTCGCGGCGGGGCTCGAGAAGGAACTCGGCCAGCCGGTCAACGTCGTCAACCGCACCGGCGGCAGCGGCGTCGTCGGTCACAGCGCGATCGCGACCGCTCCCGCGGACGGCTACACGATCGGGATGATCACCGTCGAGATCACGATGATGCACTGGCAGGGCCTCACCGACCTGTCGCCGACCTCGTACACGCCGCTCGCGCTCGTCAACGCCGACCCGGCCGGCTTCACCGTCGGCGCGAACTCGCCGTTCAAGTCGGTGAAGGAAGTGCTGGACTACGCGAAGGCGAATCCGGGCAAGCTCAAGGCCTCGGGCACCGGGCAGGGCGGCATCTGGCACCTCGCGCTCGCCGGCCTCATGAACGACACCAAGATCCCGCAGTCGGCGATTCCCTGGGTGCCCTCGAACGGCGCGGCACCCGCGATGCAGGACCTCGCGGCCGGCGGCGTCGACATCGTGACCTGCTCGCTTCCGGAAGCGCGCGCGCTGATCGACGCCGGCAAGGCGAAGCCGCTCGCGGTGATGGACTCGAAGCCGTCCGCGCTGTTCCCGAACGTGCCGACGATGAAGGTGGCGGCCGGCAGCAACTGGACCGTGTCCGCGTGGCGCGGCATCGCGGCGCCGAAGGGGCTGCCCGCCGATGTGCAGCAGAAGCTCATCGCCGCGATCAAGAAGATCTGGGACAGCAAGGAGTTCAAGGACTTCGCCTCCTCCAAGGGCTACGGCATGGAGTGGGCGCCGGGCGCGGAGTTCGCCTCGTTCATGGCGAAGGGCGACGCCGACATGGGCGTCGTGATGAAGGCCGCGGGCATCGTGAAGTGA
- a CDS encoding N-formylglutamate amidohydrolase, which produces MTPPVLRHDPRDAFAPVVLDSPHSGEDYPADFDHAAPRAIVRQAEDTHVARLWRGALAHGASLVEATFPRAWIDPNRSLEDVDPALFAPDVRWPGPVATTRKTELGIGLVWRLAHGGVPMYARSLTVDEVERRIATCWRPYHDAVEAALDERHRAFGAVWHVNCHSMPAVGDAISDDPGRERADVVLGDRDGTTCEGAFTRLCADAFASMGYSVAINDPYKGVELVRRHGRPAEGRHSLQIELKRTLYMDETTFEPNAGYARLERDLARVAAAIVGHARASLARRDG; this is translated from the coding sequence ATGACGCCGCCGGTGCTGCGCCACGACCCCCGGGACGCGTTCGCGCCGGTCGTCCTCGATTCGCCGCACTCGGGCGAGGACTATCCGGCGGACTTCGATCACGCGGCGCCGCGCGCGATCGTGCGGCAGGCCGAGGACACGCACGTGGCGCGGCTGTGGCGCGGCGCGCTCGCGCACGGCGCGAGCCTCGTCGAGGCGACCTTCCCGCGCGCGTGGATCGACCCCAACCGCAGTCTCGAGGACGTCGATCCCGCGCTGTTCGCGCCGGACGTGCGCTGGCCGGGTCCGGTCGCGACGACGCGCAAGACCGAACTCGGCATCGGTCTCGTGTGGCGGCTCGCCCACGGCGGCGTGCCGATGTACGCGCGATCGCTCACCGTCGACGAAGTCGAGCGTCGGATCGCGACCTGCTGGCGGCCCTACCACGACGCGGTCGAGGCCGCGCTCGACGAGCGTCACCGCGCGTTCGGCGCGGTCTGGCACGTCAACTGCCACTCGATGCCGGCGGTCGGCGACGCCATTTCCGACGATCCGGGACGCGAGCGTGCCGACGTCGTGCTGGGCGACCGCGACGGGACGACCTGCGAGGGCGCGTTCACGCGCCTGTGCGCCGACGCGTTCGCGTCGATGGGCTACTCGGTCGCGATCAACGATCCCTACAAGGGCGTGGAACTCGTGCGCCGTCACGGACGCCCCGCGGAAGGCCGGCACAGCCTGCAGATCGAACTCAAGCGGACGCTCTACATGGACGAGACGACCTTCGAACCGAACGCGGGCTACGCGCGGCTCGAGCGCGACCTCGCGCGCGTCGCGGCGGCGATCGTCGGCCACGCGCGCGCGTCGCTCGCCCGACGCGACGGCTGA
- a CDS encoding ABC transporter ATP-binding protein yields the protein MDLTAEPLVELRGVSKRFVKRLDVAARIANLAGANLREEIVHAVDRVDLAIAEGEVVGLVGESGCGKSTLGRLAVGLLPMTEGERRWRGRPIDRLAPAEAREQQLRMQMIFQDPYASLNPRLRIVDIVGEAPVAHGLIARRQQVEYVGLQLNRVGLDPTLMRRFPHQFSGGQRARIGIARALAVKPEFLVCDESVAALDVSIQAQVLNLFMDLARSLSLTYLFISHDLGVVQHLSERVVIMYLGRVVESGPTAELFASPNHPYTEALLAEAGRVEARKRTFVPVKGEIPSPLDPPSGCHFHPRCPHAMARCREAAPPLSEIAPGRRSACWLNEEGSA from the coding sequence ATGGACCTGACCGCCGAGCCGCTCGTCGAACTGCGCGGCGTGTCGAAGCGCTTCGTGAAGCGACTCGACGTCGCGGCGCGGATCGCGAACCTCGCCGGCGCGAACCTGCGCGAGGAGATCGTGCACGCGGTCGATCGGGTCGACCTCGCGATCGCGGAGGGCGAGGTGGTCGGGCTCGTCGGCGAGTCGGGCTGCGGCAAGTCGACGCTCGGCCGGCTCGCGGTGGGCCTCCTGCCGATGACCGAGGGCGAGCGGCGCTGGCGCGGCCGGCCGATCGACCGCCTCGCGCCTGCCGAGGCGCGCGAGCAGCAGCTCCGGATGCAGATGATCTTCCAGGACCCCTACGCGTCGCTGAATCCGCGCCTGCGCATCGTCGACATCGTCGGCGAGGCGCCGGTCGCGCACGGCCTCATCGCGCGGCGCCAGCAGGTCGAGTACGTCGGACTCCAACTGAACCGCGTCGGCCTCGACCCGACGCTGATGCGGCGCTTTCCGCACCAGTTCTCCGGCGGGCAGCGCGCGCGCATCGGCATCGCCCGCGCGCTCGCGGTGAAGCCCGAATTTCTCGTGTGCGACGAGTCGGTCGCCGCGCTCGACGTGTCGATCCAGGCGCAGGTGCTGAACCTGTTCATGGACCTCGCTCGCTCGCTCTCGCTCACCTACCTCTTCATCAGCCACGATCTCGGCGTCGTGCAGCACCTGAGCGAGCGTGTCGTGATCATGTACCTCGGCCGCGTCGTCGAGAGCGGGCCCACGGCCGAACTGTTCGCTTCGCCGAACCACCCGTACACCGAGGCGCTGCTCGCCGAAGCGGGCCGCGTCGAGGCGCGGAAGCGCACGTTCGTCCCCGTGAAGGGCGAAATCCCGTCGCCGCTCGATCCGCCGTCGGGCTGCCATTTCCACCCGCGCTGCCCGCACGCGATGGCGCGCTGTCGCGAGGCCGCGCCGCCGCTGTCCGAGATCGCGCCCGGGCGGCGCTCCGCGTGCTGGCTGAACGAGGAGGGGAGCGCATGA
- a CDS encoding ABC transporter ATP-binding protein — translation MRDDAPVLEVRGLRTHFFTRAGVVKAVDDVSFTLARGEVLGLVGESGSGKSITGYSIMGLVDPPGRVVEGSVRLDGRELTTLDAESMRALRGNRVAMIFQDPMMTLNPVLRIDRQMTEAILAHDDVGEAAALERARDALARVGIPSPDERLKAYPHQFSGGMRQRVAIAIALLNAPDLIIADEPTTALDVTIQGQILYEVQKLARETGTALVWITHDLSVIAGLADRVCVMYAGRIVEQGTTAQVLDRPAHPYTQGLLDSVPSRNARGARLKQIPGMTPSLIDLPPGCAFRERCPHADAACAGAPAMTFAPGDPERGVRCHHPLVAWT, via the coding sequence GTGCGCGACGACGCGCCGGTGCTGGAGGTCCGGGGGCTGCGGACGCACTTCTTCACCCGCGCGGGCGTGGTGAAGGCGGTCGACGACGTGAGCTTCACGCTCGCGCGCGGCGAGGTGCTGGGCCTCGTCGGCGAGTCGGGGTCGGGCAAGTCGATCACCGGCTACTCGATCATGGGACTGGTCGATCCGCCGGGACGCGTCGTCGAGGGCTCGGTGCGGCTCGACGGACGGGAATTGACGACGCTCGACGCCGAGTCGATGCGGGCGCTGCGCGGCAATCGCGTCGCGATGATCTTCCAGGACCCGATGATGACGCTGAACCCGGTCCTGCGCATCGACCGCCAGATGACCGAGGCGATCCTCGCGCACGACGACGTCGGGGAGGCGGCCGCGCTCGAACGCGCGCGCGACGCGCTCGCGCGTGTCGGCATCCCGTCGCCCGACGAGCGCCTGAAGGCGTACCCGCACCAGTTCTCCGGCGGCATGCGGCAGCGGGTGGCGATCGCGATCGCGCTCCTGAACGCACCCGACCTCATCATCGCCGACGAACCGACGACCGCGCTGGACGTGACGATCCAGGGCCAGATCCTCTACGAGGTGCAGAAACTCGCCCGGGAGACCGGCACCGCGCTCGTCTGGATCACGCACGACCTCTCGGTGATCGCCGGGCTCGCCGACCGCGTCTGCGTGATGTACGCCGGACGCATCGTCGAGCAGGGCACGACGGCGCAGGTGCTCGACCGTCCCGCGCACCCGTACACGCAGGGGCTCCTCGACAGCGTGCCTTCGCGCAACGCGCGCGGCGCGCGTCTGAAGCAGATCCCGGGCATGACCCCTTCGCTCATCGACCTGCCGCCGGGCTGCGCGTTCCGGGAACGCTGTCCGCATGCGGACGCCGCCTGCGCCGGCGCCCCCGCGATGACCTTCGCGCCCGGCGACCCCGAGCGCGGCGTCCGCTGCCACCATCCGCTCGTCGCATGGACCTGA
- a CDS encoding ABC transporter permease, with amino-acid sequence MSTARAAATARDAANSPFRRFVDDYFANPVATFGFALLCLIVVLAVLAPLVSPQNPYDLAQIDVTDSRLPPGATSATGATFWLGTDDQGRDMLSAIFYGLRISLSVGVVSTLLALAIGLAAGLSAAYLGGRLEAIVMRVVDIQLSFPAILIALILIAVLGQGTGKVIAALVTVQWAYYARTVRAAALVEKRREYIEAARCLALPPARIVFRHLLPNCLPPLIVVATVQVAAAIALEATLSFLGLGLPITEPSLGLLIANGYQYLLSGKYWISFFPGLALLATIVAINLVADQLRDVLNPRLQK; translated from the coding sequence GTGAGCACGGCGCGCGCCGCGGCAACGGCCCGGGACGCGGCGAACTCGCCGTTCCGCCGCTTCGTCGACGACTATTTCGCCAACCCGGTCGCGACCTTCGGCTTCGCGCTGCTGTGCCTGATCGTGGTCCTCGCGGTCCTCGCGCCGCTGGTCTCGCCGCAGAACCCCTACGACCTCGCGCAGATCGACGTGACCGACAGCCGCCTGCCGCCGGGGGCGACCTCCGCGACCGGCGCGACCTTCTGGCTCGGCACCGACGACCAGGGGCGCGACATGCTTTCGGCGATCTTCTACGGCCTGCGGATCTCGCTCTCGGTCGGCGTCGTGAGCACGCTCCTCGCGCTCGCCATCGGGCTCGCGGCGGGACTCTCCGCCGCGTACCTCGGCGGCCGCCTCGAGGCGATCGTCATGCGCGTCGTCGACATCCAGCTCTCGTTTCCGGCGATCCTGATCGCGCTGATCCTGATCGCGGTCCTGGGGCAGGGGACCGGCAAGGTGATCGCCGCATTGGTCACCGTCCAGTGGGCGTACTACGCGCGCACCGTGCGCGCGGCGGCGCTGGTCGAGAAGCGCCGCGAGTACATCGAGGCGGCGCGCTGCCTCGCGCTGCCGCCGGCGCGCATCGTGTTCCGTCACCTCCTGCCCAACTGCCTGCCGCCGCTGATCGTGGTGGCGACCGTGCAGGTGGCCGCCGCGATCGCGCTCGAGGCGACGCTGTCGTTCCTCGGCCTGGGCTTGCCGATCACCGAACCTTCGCTCGGCCTCCTGATCGCCAACGGCTACCAGTACCTGCTCTCGGGCAAGTACTGGATCAGCTTCTTCCCCGGCCTCGCGCTGCTCGCGACGATCGTCGCGATCAACCTGGTCGCCGACCAGCTCCGCGACGTGCTGAACCCGAGGCTGCAGAAGTGA
- a CDS encoding ABC transporter permease, with the protein MLVFVIRRSLQSVVVLLAMSVIVFVGVYAIGNPVDILINPQADQIERERAIAALGLDKPLWEQYLVFLEGAATGDLGRSFVHSTPALGLIVEKMPATLELAAGAMLIAIVVGIPLGLWAGLKPNAPSGRAIMAGSILGFSLPTFWVGLMLIMVFSVMLGWLPSNGRGATVDVLGVPLSFLTLDGLAHLAMPATNLALFNVALLIRLTRSGAHEALLQDYVKFARAKGLSNRRVIGVHVLRNILIPIVTVIGLQFGALIAFAIVTESVFAWPGMGKLLIDSINLLDRPVIVAYLLVIVTLFIVINLAVDILYSALDPRVRLSDGTP; encoded by the coding sequence GTGCTCGTCTTCGTCATCCGCAGGAGCCTCCAGAGCGTCGTCGTGCTGCTGGCGATGTCGGTCATCGTCTTCGTCGGCGTCTACGCGATCGGCAATCCGGTCGACATCCTGATCAACCCGCAGGCCGACCAGATCGAGCGCGAACGGGCGATCGCAGCCCTCGGGCTCGACAAGCCGCTGTGGGAGCAGTACCTGGTGTTCCTCGAGGGCGCGGCGACCGGCGACCTCGGCCGTTCGTTCGTGCACTCGACGCCGGCGCTGGGGCTCATCGTCGAGAAGATGCCGGCGACGCTCGAACTCGCGGCCGGCGCGATGCTGATCGCGATCGTCGTCGGCATTCCGCTCGGGCTGTGGGCCGGACTCAAGCCGAACGCGCCGTCGGGGCGCGCGATCATGGCGGGCTCGATCCTCGGCTTCTCGCTGCCGACGTTCTGGGTCGGGCTCATGCTGATCATGGTGTTCTCGGTGATGCTGGGCTGGCTGCCGTCGAACGGGCGGGGCGCCACCGTCGACGTGCTCGGCGTGCCGCTGTCGTTCCTCACGCTCGACGGCCTCGCGCATCTCGCGATGCCGGCGACGAACCTCGCGCTCTTCAACGTCGCGCTCCTGATCCGCCTCACCCGCTCGGGCGCGCACGAGGCGCTCCTGCAGGACTACGTGAAGTTCGCGCGCGCCAAGGGCCTGTCGAACCGGCGCGTGATCGGCGTGCACGTGCTGCGGAACATCCTGATCCCGATCGTCACGGTGATCGGCCTGCAGTTCGGCGCGCTGATCGCCTTCGCGATCGTCACCGAGAGCGTGTTCGCGTGGCCCGGCATGGGCAAGCTCCTGATCGACTCGATCAACCTGCTCGACCGGCCGGTCATCGTGGCCTACCTGCTCGTGATCGTCACGCTGTTCATCGTCATCAACCTCGCGGTCGACATCCTGTACTCGGCGCTCGACCCGCGCGTGCGCCTGTCGGACGGCACGCCGTGA